The Fusarium graminearum PH-1 chromosome 2, whole genome shotgun sequence genome includes a region encoding these proteins:
- a CDS encoding benzoate 4-monooxygenase translates to MAITELLVSPWAPVALVVAFVAWYILPWVSNKDLRGIPAPFPAQFSNLWLLSTCRRGKRYEIVDQVHKKLGPLVRIAPNHVSVADADAINTIYGHGNGFLKADFYDTFVSIRRGLFNTRDRAEHSRKRKIVSHTFAPKSVLEFEPYIRQNLEIFVKQWDRISSNKERDGYGRVDCLNWFNFLAFDIIADLAFGKPFGMLASGADIAEVKASPTSPTIYAPAVEIMNRRGEVSATLGCLPQLKPYAKYLPDPFFSQGLQAVENLAGIAIARVSERLERGGDSTRKDLLARLMQGRDEKGEPLGRDELTAEALTQLIAGSDTTSNSSCALLYHIVRTPGVMKKVYEEISAVMPDGVDIPDFESVKHLPYLGYCINETLRIHSPSGIGLPREVPPNHKGVTIHGRYFGPGTVLSVPTYTIHHSTEIWGPDADDFKPERWETLTDKQKSAFIPFSYGPRSCVGRNLAEMQMRMIAATWIKRYDVVLRQDVMETREGFLRKPMGLDVGLARR, encoded by the exons ATGGCTATCACAGAACTCTTAGTCTCTCCTTGGGCACCCGTGGCTCTTGTCGTTGCCTTCGTTGCATGGTACATCCTCCCATGGGTCAGCAACAAGGACCTCCGCGGTATCCCCGCTCCTTTTCCGGCACAGTTCAGTAACCTTTGGTTACTATCAACATGTCGAAGAGGAAAACGTTACGAAATTGTTGACCAAGTCCACAAGAAGCTGGGCCCCCTCGTTCGAATTGCACCAAACCACGTTTCGGttgccgatgccgatgctATCAACACTATCTACGGTCACGGAAATGGTTTCTTGAAAGC TGACTTTTACGACACTTTTGTGTCTATCCGTCGTGGTCTTTTCAACACGCGTGACAGAGCTGAGCATTCTCGCAAGAGAAAGATTGTTTCGCATACTTTTGCTCCCAAGTCtgttcttgagtttgagcCTTATATCCGCCAGAACCTTGAGATTTTTGTCAAGCAGTGGGATCGTATCTCTAGCAACAAAGAGCGCGATGGCTATGGACGCGTTGACTGTCTCAACTGGT TCAACTTTCTCGCTTTCGACATCATCGCTGATCTGGCTTTTGGAAAACCATTTG GAATGCTCGCTTCTGGTGCCGACATTGCCGAAGTCAAGGCGTCCCCCACCAGCCCAACCATCTACGCCCCAGCCGTCGAAATCATGAACCGCCGCGGAGAAGTCTCCGCAACTCTCGGCTGTCTCCCCCAACTCAAGCCCTACGCCAAGTATCTCCCCGACCCTTTCTTCAGCCAAGGTCTACAGGCCGTCGAAAACCTCGCCGGTATCGCCATTGCACGTGTTAGCGAGCGTCTAGAGCGCGGCGGTGACTCCACCCGAAAGGACCTTTTGGCTCGTCTTATGCAGGGCCGCGACGAGAAGGGTGAACCTCTTGGTCGTGATGAACTTACCGCTGAGGCTTTGACTCAATTGATTGCTGGAAGTGACACGACTTCTAACTCTTCTTGTGCTCTGTTGTATCATATTGTCAGGACACCTGGAGTTATGAAAAAGGTCTACGAAGAGATTTCTGCTGTCATGCCTGATGGCGTTGATATTCCTGATTTCGAATCTGTCAAGCACCTCCCCTACCTCGGCTACTGCATCAACGAGACTCTCCGAATTCACTCCCCATCTGGTATCGGTCTGCCCCGCGAAGTTCCCCCCAACCACAAGGGTGTGACTATCCACGGACGATACTTTGGTCCCGGCACAGTCCTCAGTGTTCCTACATACACTATCCATCACTCGACAGAAATCTGGGGCCCTGATGCTGATGACTTTAAGCCTGAGCGTTGGGAGACTCTGACTGATAAGCAGAAGTCTGCTTTCATTCCTTTCAGCTACGGGCCTCGTTCTTGTGTGGGACGTAATTTGGCGGAAATGCAGATGAGGATGATTGCTGCTACTTGGATTAAGCGATATGATGTTGTTTTGAGACAGGATGTTATGGAGACTAGGGAAGGATTCTTGCGCAAGCCCATGGGTTTGGATGTGGGATTGGCTCGACGATAA